The following nucleotide sequence is from Ailuropoda melanoleuca isolate Jingjing chromosome 12, ASM200744v2, whole genome shotgun sequence.
AGCATGCCTCAGGGCCAGGAGCCTGGCACCCTCTCGCCTGAGCGTTGGAGCACTAGCATCCCAGTCCCACTGCAGgtaggtaaactgaggctcagagaaggtactGGCATATCTTAAGGCGCCTCAGCAGAGGCAGAACCTACTCAAaaccacccccccttccccagcccataGGGACTTACGAGACTGCTGCTGCGGGCAGGGCCGGCAGAGGAGCGGCGGCGGGTGCTGAAGGCAGGCGGGTGGGCCACGGGGGTCCCAGCATCCTCAGCCGCCTGGAAGAGGGCCTCGGGATCGGCAGCGGCCAGGAGCAGCTCACTGGGCTCCAGCTCGGGCTCAAGGTCAGGTGCGATTGGGACCCCCAGACGCAGGCTCAGCACCTCCACCTGCCTGCCCAGTGCATCCAGCCGCCGGCTCAGTGCCGCCGTCTCCACCCGCAGCTCTTCAGCTGCCCGGGCCACTGGCTCCATGGCGGAGGCTGCTGCCTCAGCCGCCTGGGTCACTGCTGCCCGGCCCGCCTCAGCCACTGCCCGCAGCTCCTCCAACGCCAAGCCCAGTCGCTCCTCAAGGGCTGCAGCCAGCTCAGACCCAGGCCCCGGTACCCCCGGCATGGTGATGGCAGGGGCTCTATGGTGGGGTGACGATGGGGACAGTGGTAGGGACAGTTGCCTCTGGCTGGCAGTGTCAGAGTCTTTGCAGCTGGCCTGAGGGCGAAGGCAAGGGCAGTGGGCCTGCCCCGCCCCTGCTGGCCTCCCGGCCTCCcagcctgccacctgccagctggggctggggcccaaATAGAAACCTATTCTGGGCTCCCTGTggagggggctgtgggggaggggcggcctGTGCAAACAGGCAGACCgccaggcctggccctggccctgcagAGATCACAGACCGGCAGCACAGCAGCGCTGCACAGGTCCTGGAGGACTACCTAGGCCACAGCCCCATGccccacagatgaggaaaccgaggcagggAGCAAGGAATGGGCCTGCCTGGGCCACTATTTGCATTAGCTGTTAGGATCCAGTCTACCAGCCTCCAGAGCCTGAACTCCTTTGCCTTTAGGCCATGTAGTTTTAGAAAGCCTTGAACCAATGGGGggaatggaggcacagagaggcggGACTTTGAGCAATCTGCTATAACAAGTGTCTCATCCCTGACATAAATATTCTTTGGCCTGCCTGTGGCCCTTGGATCCAACTATAGGTTTTGAGCAAATTTTAGGCACTTTTCTGCTTTCCCTTGATTCCTGATGGGGAAACTAAGGTGAGCTGGTGGTATCAGATACAGAACTCACCGTTgtaccccccacccaccccaaggGCCTCACCACCATCCCCTCACGCTCTTGTCAGAGAGCAGTTGGGTCCTGGTCTGCAGGGGAAAGGGTGCTTTTTTGCTCCACCCTCTCCCAGTCACCCTTGAGAAGGCCCAAAGCTGGCTCTAGCCATCTCACCTCAACCAAAGTCCCGTTCAGTCCCCAGTGTAGTCCAGAGGATATTACCTGGGCAGCTGGTGGCCCACGGGGGATCCCTTCCCCAGCTTAGCTCCCAGCCAGCTGATCCCAGCCTCAGGAATGAATAATGGAAGGGTGCGGCGTATTCAGTTCCCGTGGCACCTGCTAGGCTGCCGCCTCACCTGACTGGCACCCCCTGGCTGTCCCCCCATCAGTGCTTCTGCTCAACCCCCCAGCGATGTTGACGCAGATGGTAATCACTGATCTCCAATCTCCTAAGAGGCCAGGCTGATCCTGGATGAGCAGATCAGCAGCTTTGCTTCTTGGGGCTGAGGTCTAGTAGAAGTAGATGCAGGAGCACTGGGGCTACCACAGGAAGAGGGGACAAGCCCTCAtcaccctctctgagcttcagttttcccatctgttcaTTAGGAATGAACGAACCAGTTTTGGATTAAGGACCAGAGATCAGCATGTGGGAAATCTGCGGCCAATACAGAGTAAGTTTCTGACACACCTCGTGGCTGATACAGACCCTAGTCTGCCCTTAGCTCTGCCACCAACTGGCTCTGGACCGTAGGTAGCCACCttctgtctctgggcctcagtttccctgtgtgtGCAGTGGGAGAGGAGTGGAGCAGAGGAACCCTGCTAGCCCTACATCCTGAAGCAGTCTAATAAGACTGATGGATCGTGAGGCTGGTGGGGTAAGGAGGGGCTCACCTTAATGCTGCAGCCTCCCCGGCCGCCAGGGGAGGCATGGCTGAAGCTGGTAATGTGAGTGACGCTGCCCAGCTGGGTCAGGGTCCCAGGGCTGCTGATGTGGGTGATGGTGCTCTTGCCCCCACTGCTGGTGCTGAGGAGGGTGGGAGGCGCCCGTAGCCCCAGCGTCAGTTCTGGAGGGGTAGAAGGGCTAATGTCAGATCAGCTGCAGTGAGGGCGATGCCAGCCAAGGTTAATGGTGCCCCTTGCCCCCAGCACACCCTTTGGAGACACCCTGAACCCTGGCTACAGCACTTGTCCTATGTGCAGAGCTGGGTGGCTGGCTGCAGGCACTCATCCCCAGCAGTGGGGAGACAGCAGGGAGGCCTACCTGCCCTCTGGTTGCCTGTGGGCAGCAGCACTCGGCTTCTGGATGCCTGGCCACGGCCATCCTTGATCTCGATGGTGAATGTGGTCTTCATACTGGCCCCTGGCTCGGCAGTGCCGACAGGCACGGAAAGCGGGGCACTGGGCTCCTCTGCGCGGGCCACGGGCCCCCCTGCTCCGTTTTCAAGGGGCCTGGCAGCCAAGCCCCGCCCCCTGGGGCCCTCCTCCTGGGGGCAGCTCTGAAGCTGGGCCAGGGGCCTGGCTGTTCCTCGTGGCTCCTTGCTGAATCGGGAGGAGGTGTCACTGGGGCCCCGTGAGGAGGAGCcactggaggaggaggcaggggtagTGCTGATGTGGGAGGGGCCCAGGAGTCTTGTGGGGGTCGAGGAACCCAGGGCCAACCGGGGTGGACCATCCTGGAGCCCAGCAGCCATAGGAGAATCAGATGTGAACTTGCGCACACGATCCCGCACAGAGCTGGCCCGCTGGAACGGGGAAGAGCcactggcaggggtggggggctctaGAAGGGGTAAGAGGGCTATCAGTGACTTGGTGCGACAGGGACTGCCCCGAGTCTACTGCAGTGGGAACAGGTAGTACCTCGGTTCTGGGCTGGCTGGTGGGGGCTGAGCACGGACAGGGAGCGTTGGCAGGGACGGGGTCCAGGCAGGTCTGGCAGTTTGGAGAAATGGTGGTAGCCAGGTGGAGGAAGATAAAGGAGACTGGATAGGGGGGTTCCACCTCCACACCACCTCAGCCTCCCAACCCCTTCTTGCACTCCAGTCTCCCCATCCTGTCTTGTTACCTCCTTAGCTCCTGGGCCCCCACTCAGCTGTATCTATCTTAtaggctcctcctcctcctccagcactGACCCTAGGATGACTTGGACACTCCTGGGGGCTGAGGCTAGGCTCGGGCTGGAGGAAGGGTGCCCAGATCTCCCTGCTGATGGGGATGGAGGACACCCCCGCTGGCCAGCACTGCCCCTGGCCTCAGCTGGGAGATGGGCGCACTCCCTTATTGGGGAAAAGAATGTGCCTGAGGCCCGTTGCCTTTCAAGGCTGCGGGGAGGCCTCTGGCCATGGGGGTGGGcgggccaggctgggggtggggacacttCAGGGCAGTGGGAGGAGTGTCAGGGTCTGCCTAGATTTGAAGAAGCTGAAGCAGTCTAGGCACTAGAGCCCATTTTCCAGACATGGAAGGGGAGGCCTGTAGCTACTCCTGCTCAGACCCTCACCTGCTCTCTTTGTGTTGGAGGGACCTTTGGTGGGGCCTTGGACAGCTGGGGGCTCTGTGGGACCAGGCAGGAGCTGCAGGAGAGACATAGCATAGGCAGGGCCTGACTCCCAAATCAAGGAGCTCACCTGCCTGGCATCCCTATCCCTCATCCAGACTCACCTTGCTGACCACCTGCCTCTCAGTgctgggggtggctggcagttCCTGGGGCTCAGGGCTGGTGGCCCTGGGTGGGCTGGAGGGTGGCTCAGGGCTGCCCGCAGCCTCAGCAGCAGGACACTGGGCCTCAGCAGGCTCTAGTGGAGGCTCAGGAGAAGCAGTGGTGGGTGAACTGACAGGCGAGGCAGGTAAGCTGGGTGTGCCCCCAAGTGGGGCCCGCAGCAGGAGTGTTACCGTGGTCACATCCCGGCTGGTGCCCTGGGGGGTTGGGGTTGGCTCTGGgacctctgcctgctgctcctgtgTCTCTGGCTCTGGCACCTGTGGGTGACCCACAGGATGTAGCCAAGGCTCCCCAGGCTGTcaggtgcccagggcagggcatGCAAAGCAGAGGGGCTAGGCATCGCTTCCTGTGGGCACACCCGCACATGCATGGACACTGATCCTtacttcccagcctcctggcaCTGCCTGGAGGAGGGTGGTTCAGAGAGGATCAGATCCTATGCCAGGGGTCGGGGATGACAGGGAACCTGCTGGGGACTCCCGGTCTTCAGAGATCCCTGGAGCAGAGGCCCCTGACCCTGACCCCAGCCTGGCTCATCAGTGGGTGTGTCTGTGGGGGTTAGTCCTTCGGGGACTGGGACCCAGCGGCCTCTGCTGGCCACTTAAGGAATTTACACAGCTTGACCTCTCGCCCACACTCCCTGGAGAACAGTCAACTCTGTGAACAGTGCTCCACCAGTCAGCTGGGGTGTGATAGGTAGGCCCTGAGAAGCCAAAGTCAGGATGTGGCTGTCTGGATAGGGAGGGACAGCCTCAAGATGGGTTTAAGCTGGGGAGGTACCATGTATTTCAGGGAGATTGCATTGGCTACCGAGTGGAGACTGGATGGCCATGGTAGGTGAGAGGttggctgggagcagggaggccagcagggtggTGATGGGAGACACACTCAGGAGCAGTATAGTCAAGATGGCtttgaggggaagggaaggcctGGGTAGATGCAGTCTGGATTGTGGGACATGCGGCCAGAAGTTGCCCGGGAGGGTAGGCAGAGGCCTGAGAGAGAGCCCTCGAGTGCCCCCCAAAAAATGCCCACCCTCAGTCAAGTACCAGTCTAGCAAAGACATGCAGGTGCTCTTTGTTGCTGGCATCCATGGGCACAGGGCACTGGGCTATTCCTTCCCACCCTGCTCACCTTCCTCACCTCACACCGTTCCAGCCTCTGTGCTGCCCGACCCTTGGTCTCCTCTCTTGAGCCACTATTGGGACGCCCGCTGCACAACCTCCCAGCCAACGTGGCAGCTGGAAGGGAAGAACAAAATGTCAGGTGAGTGGCCGGGAGGTGCTGTGGGTAGCCTGTGGCAGGGCACAGGGCGGGGCCAGGGCAGGGCACGTACCCTCAATCTCCTGGGCCCTTACGCGGCGGATGGCAGCTCGGATCAGCTTGCGTTCTTCATACTCACCGGCACCTCGCAGCTGTGGATGAGAAAGAGGCCACCGGTGCTGGACTGTGGAGTCCGGCTCTtcacctgccctgccccagcccctggcctggcctgggcctCACCAGTGCAGTCAGCTCTTCCATATCATTCATGGACTCCAGCTGCCCTGCCAGCCGCGCCAGAGCcgctctctgctctgcctcttgCTGCTGAGAGCTGCGGGGACAGCATGACTATAACCCCCACTGCCATAGCCAAGTCATGGAGCATgtgagctgaggggaggggccgGGACGGGGCACCCAGAACCTTGGCAGAGGGGCAGGTAGCGGTGCACACCCTCTGGCTCCACGCTGGCACACGCATGCCCACGTGCGTGAGCACTAGAACCACAGGCTCAGACGTGCTATTGACATGCGTGTGTCCGGGACTCCAGGCCCGGCAAGTGGTCCAGACCCACAGACATGCCGGTGTATTCCAAATGCCTGCCTGTGCTGCCGTTTGCACACCCAGATGGGCAGCAAGCACACCTGTGCTCACGCCTGCCTGCACAACAGCAGCTGAGCCCCGGTGCGTCCTCCTCCCACCTGCATGACCAACCCCCTGGCCACTCACTGCAGCCAGTTCTCCTTGTTGTCCTGCCGCTCAGCACGGAAGCGCTTGGATGCCAGGGCCTCCTCCTCACGCTGCAGCTCCTGCCGCTGCAACTCCCGGATGGCTGAGCGGATGCGCCGCCGCTCTGCCAGATCCGCTGTGACCTCCAACTGCGGGGCAGGCGGGGGTGAGGGGAAAGGCATTTCGGCTGCCGGGGCACAGGGCGGGCACCAGCTGCCCACAGCTTGGCCTGGGCCACAATGAGTGGTCTGTCTCTACTCTCTCTGCCACATGCCTGTCACGAGcctgccctcccacccacccagggtCTCAGAGAGACCGGCCCATGGAACCAGAGCTCCTGGACAGCCCACTGTGCACTATGGTTTACAGAATGGGCGGCCAGCAACTGCCCACCTCGGCCAGTTGCCAGGCCAGGCACTGCTTTCTGAGATTTGACTCCTGTCTCAGGGTCCTTCATTAAACCCCCAAGAGcctgggagccaggaggagggaggccacCCTATGGGCTCCTAACAGGGTCCCCGGGGAGGAAAGGGTGATTAGGGCAGCTGGAGTCCACCCTGTGAGCAAGGAAGATTTCCATGTTCTTATCCCAAAGCACTACAGCCTTGCTGGGGGGTGGCAGCCTCATCCACACTGGActcatggggaaactgaggcagggacaGATGCTCAGGAGTTCTAGTTTCTTGCCTGGCTGGGggctatttttttctcctgtactGACCCAGTCCTAACCACCACCAAAGGGGCCAGGGCCCAGAGTAGGAGGGTTAGTTCCCCAGAAAGATAATTCAGCTGTACTAGGGTCTACCCAGGGCCCTAGAGAGGGTATCAAAGGGGGGGACTGGTGCTCCCACCCACTTCTGAGCCCCTCAACCCCTGGGAAATTAGGGGTGGCTGGTCTAATCAGCTTCGAGAAAGGGCACCTTCGCTGGGCAGAGTCAGCCAATTGTGTTGcctcccccacacctctcccGCCTACAGTCTCTGTGGCTCAAGAGAGAGAGGACTGGCCTGGGGGAATCATTCAGGGGTAGGGTCAAGGAACCCTCTACCTCTTTCCTTTATAGCCTTCCTCCCCTATCATTCCTTCCTACTCCAGGATAGGGGGCCAAGTGGTGGTGGGGATAGGTTTCAGCAGGGTGTATGGGCTGGCCCACGTCTGCCATCAGGTCACTTGTCCTAGTCTGAAAAGAGTAGGGAGAAGTCTGGGGGACAGATCCCTCCATGGTTCCTTCAGTCTCCACATTTCTGAGGAGCAATGGGAAGGTCCCCTGAGGCTCAGGCCAGAACCCCAGCTTGTTCCAGCCTCAGTCTACACCTGACTGGGTGGTCGGGAACATGTCCTTAAgttctctgtttcttggttttctcatttgccATACGGTACAATGGCTTCCACCTCAGGGCAGTGGGTGGGGATAGGGGAGGGGACTTGTGTTCCCCTTGCATAGCTGTGCATGCAGTAAACATCACCCCCTCCTTGGTTCCAGCCACTTAGGAGGAGAGAAAGGCAAAGGCAAATGAGTACAAGATACGAGGCATCAGTAACATTTATCGAGAACCTATATGACAGATCCTGCACTGAGAACCCAGTTTGTTCTAATCTCACAGAAACCCAGTCACTTTATTACTCCTatttggcagatgaggaaactgtggtTCAAGGGGGAGAAGTCATTTGCTCACAGCCAAATGACCTGAGCCAGGTTTGAACCCATGTCTCTCTGACTCCAGGGTCGGCCTTGAGTTGAAGATAGCTCTGTTGCTGGGGTCTGTCTGCCATGGTGGGTACCTCAAGGACCTTGGCACCACTGTGGAAGGAACCCTCTCTAGCCTGGACTAGAGAGAACTATAAAGGCCAAAGGGGGCCTATTatagcagagggaggaagaatgagGCTCACCTTCCCACCCTGCAGTCCTGGCCTCAGAACTAGAACCTTCTGTGGTACACTTGGAGATTGTGGGCCTGAGGGGTCAACTGGTTCAGTCCCCCTGTACAGAGGGTAAAGAGACTAAGAGATGCAATGACTAGCCCTCTGGCTCCTGGGTACCCATTCTGAATGCCCTGGGTTCCACAGATGGGCTTCTTATCTCTGAAAACAGCCTGGTGTAGAAACTTGGCTACCTCTGTATTCCCTAGGAGCCTCACTgtccccatctggaaaatgggatcCTCCATCTGATCCCCCCACCAAATGAgtgtggtggggctgggggaaggacaACCTCATTCCACTGGTCATCCCCCAGCATGACCCCAACCTTTGGGCCTAGATACTGTCTGCCCACAGTATCCCTGCTGTGTGGCCTATGTTCCCCGCCCTCTCAGGCCCCACCGTTTTGTGTGGAGGggtctgtgggagggagggaaggaagtacAAAGCGCCATTGTCCaccagaaggaaggggaaggggatagGGCGGTTTCCGAAACTGCCCAGTGAAATTCTCCCGGGAGGAAAGAGGGCACTTCCTCCTCCTGGGGGGCCGGGTCTCCGGGCCTTTCTGTCCTCGCtgttggggagtggggggtggggtctgACAGGTCCCGGCAACTTTCTGGGACTTTCTGGGACTCAGCCTCCCCACCCGCACGACACAGAAGACTTTCCAAGCATTTTCTCAGTCCCGGCTCCTCCAGCCACCCTGGGAGACCGGCCGGCAGTGGAGCGAGGCCTCGCCAGGGGGCGCTGAAGGCCCGCAGGCTCCGGAACCGCCCGCCCGCCCAGGGCACCGCCCACGCCTCGCCCGGGCCGCCCCGAACTGGACACCCGGTGGGGAGCCAGACAGGAAGCCCCCCGCTACCGCCACCGCCTGCTTTAGTGTCTCCGGCTACCGAGAGGAAATCAAAGTTCACAGCACTTAAGCAGCTTCCCtaggtcacccagctagtgagCGTCGGAGCTTGAACTCGAACCCCGGACCGACGCGGAGGGCGTCCGGGTATATGGCGGAGGGACACGCGGCGTGCCTGTCCCCAAGTGCCCCCATCCCGCGCAGGCACCCCACCCCGTCCTCAGGAATGTGCGGGAGCGTAGACCGGAAGCGGCTGCCCGGGTCCCCGAATCGGCCCGAAGCTGGGGCGCGGGCCAGCTTTCCCTTATAAGGCCCGGCCCCGCGGGGAGGAGCCCGGCTTGGGACGCCCCAGTTCTTGCCACGAGGCCGGCGGGAGCCAGGCCGGCGCTCGGGGCGGGGACCCTCGGCAGTGCCGGGGCGAAGTAATGGCGGGCGCCGGCCGTGGAGGAACCGGTCTGGGGGTGGGAAAGACCTTGGGCGGCTTCGCGGTCCCGAGACGAGGGGCAGCGTCTAGTGAGTCCTTTcccagggagggggcggggctggggcgaCAACAGCTACCGCTTTGGCTGCTTCTCTGAAATCCCACATGGGGTTGGGGGTTGGCGACTGGAGAACCCTGAGCCTCCGAGTGGACCCCTAGAGATGGAGATGCGCGGGGACCTGGCTTTCTTTCTGGCATGTCCTGCCTCTACTACCCCCAGCTGACTTCCTGAGGGGAGGTCCAACTGACGTGGTGGGAACTTTTGGAAAACCAATCCGGTACACAGCCAGAGAGTCTAAGGGGGTGGTTCGAGGGCACACAGGCTGATTGCCTTGGGTAGGTCATGGCAGCACCGGCCACTGCCCAGTGACCCCTGCCTCCAGAAAAATGGTATGCAGGTAAAGGTAAATCTTTAATCCCCGCCCCTCCACTGCCCACCCTCACCGAGGTTATGGGCTGGATGGGGGGCGGGGCTCTGGCCCCTCCTCCAGTTCAGTAGCTCCCTGCCCTTGATAATGGGCGCATGCCTGCCCTGTTGTGTTGCCCTACAGCCTTTCTGtgcatgggggtgggtgggctaTGGTTATATAGAAGCTGGGAAAAGAGTGG
It contains:
- the SMTN gene encoding smoothelin isoform X3, with translation MADEALAGLDEGALRKLLEVTADLAERRRIRSAIRELQRQELQREEEALASKRFRAERQDNKENWLHSQQQEAEQRAALARLAGQLESMNDMEELTALLRGAGEYEERKLIRAAIRRVRAQEIEAATLAGRLCSGRPNSGSREETKGRAAQRLERCEVPEPETQEQQAEVPEPTPTPQGTSRDVTTVTLLLRAPLGGTPSLPASPVSSPTTASPEPPLEPAEAQCPAAEAAGSPEPPSSPPRATSPEPQELPATPSTERQVVSKLLPGPTEPPAVQGPTKGPSNTKRADLPGPRPCQRSLSVLSPHQPAQNREPPTPASGSSPFQRASSVRDRVRKFTSDSPMAAGLQDGPPRLALGSSTPTRLLGPSHISTTPASSSSGSSSRGPSDTSSRFSKEPRGTARPLAQLQSCPQEEGPRGRGLAARPLENGAGGPVARAEEPSAPLSVPVGTAEPGASMKTTFTIEIKDGRGQASRSRVLLPTGNQRAELTLGLRAPPTLLSTSSGGKSTITHISSPGTLTQLGSVTHITSFSHASPGGRGGCSIKMEPEPAEPPSAAVEVANGAEQTRVVRAPERRSPLSAEELMAIEDESILDKMLDQTTDFEERKLIRAALRELRQKKRDQRDKERERRLQEARARPGEGRGNTATETTTQHSQRAADGSAVSTVTKTERLVHSNDGTRTARTTTVESSFVRRSENGGGSTMVQTKTFSSSSSKKMGSIFDREDESSPRPGSLAALEKRQAEKKKELMKAQSLPKTSASQARKAMIEKLEKEGAAGSPGGPRAAVQRSTSFGVPNANSIKQMLLDWCRAKTRGYEHVDIQNFSSSWSDGMAFCALVHNFFPEAFDYGQLSPQNRRQNFEVAFSSAEMLVDCVPLVEVEDMMIMGKKPDPKCVFTYVQSLYNHLRRHELRLRGKNV
- the SMTN gene encoding smoothelin isoform X5 produces the protein MADEALAGLDEGALRKLLEVTADLAERRRIRSAIRELQRQELQREEEALASKRFRAERQDNKENWLHSQQQEAEQRAALARLAGQLESMNDMEELTALLRGAGEYEERKLIRAAIRRVRAQEIEAATLAGRLCSGRPNSGSREETKGRAAQRLERCEVRKVPEPETQEQQAEVPEPTPTPQGTSRDVTTVTLLLRAPLGGTPSLPASPVSSPTTASPEPPLEPAEAQCPAAEAAGSPEPPSSPPRATSPEPQELPATPSTERQVVSKLLPGPTEPPAVQGPTKGPSNTKRAEPPTPASGSSPFQRASSVRDRVRKFTSDSPMAAGLQDGPPRLALGSSTPTRLLGPSHISTTPASSSSGSSSRGPSDTSSRFSKEPRGTARPLAQLQSCPQEEGPRGRGLAARPLENGAGGPVARAEEPSAPLSVPVGTAEPGASMKTTFTIEIKDGRGQASRSRVLLPTGNQRAELTLGLRAPPTLLSTSSGGKSTITHISSPGTLTQLGSVTHITSFSHASPGGRGGCSIKMEPEPAEPPSAAVEVANGAEQTRVVRAPERRSPLSAEELMAIEDESILDKMLDQTTDFEERKLIRAALRELRQKKRDQRDKERERRLQEARARPGEGRGNTATETTTQHSQRAADGSAVSTVTKTERLVHSNDGTRTARTTTVESSFVRRSENGGGSTMVQTKTFSSSSSKKMGSIFDREDESSPRPGSLAALEKRQAEKKKELMKAQSLPKTSASQARKAMIEKLEKEGAAGSPGGPRAAVQRSTSFGVPNANSIKQMLLDWCRAKTRGYEHVDIQNFSSSWSDGMAFCALVHNFFPEAFDYGQLSPQNRRQNFEVAFSSAEMLVDCVPLVEVEDMMIMGKKPDPKCVFTYVQSLYNHLRRHELRLRGKNV
- the SMTN gene encoding smoothelin isoform X1, with translation MADEALAGLDEGALRKLLEVTADLAERRRIRSAIRELQRQELQREEEALASKRFRAERQDNKENWLHSQQQEAEQRAALARLAGQLESMNDMEELTALLRGAGEYEERKLIRAAIRRVRAQEIEAATLAGRLCSGRPNSGSREETKGRAAQRLERCEVRKVPEPETQEQQAEVPEPTPTPQGTSRDVTTVTLLLRAPLGGTPSLPASPVSSPTTASPEPPLEPAEAQCPAAEAAGSPEPPSSPPRATSPEPQELPATPSTERQVVSKLLPGPTEPPAVQGPTKGPSNTKRADLPGPRPCQRSLSVLSPHQPAQNREPPTPASGSSPFQRASSVRDRVRKFTSDSPMAAGLQDGPPRLALGSSTPTRLLGPSHISTTPASSSSGSSSRGPSDTSSRFSKEPRGTARPLAQLQSCPQEEGPRGRGLAARPLENGAGGPVARAEEPSAPLSVPVGTAEPGASMKTTFTIEIKDGRGQASRSRVLLPTGNQRAELTLGLRAPPTLLSTSSGGKSTITHISSPGTLTQLGSVTHITSFSHASPGGRGGCSIKMEPEPAEPPSAAVEVANGAEQTRVVRAPERRSPLSAEELMAIEDESILDKMLDQTTDFEERKLIRAALRELRQKKRDQRDKERERRLQEARARPGEGRGNTATETTTQHSQRAADGSAVSTVTKTERLVHSNDGTRTARTTTVESSFVRRSENGGGSTMVQTKTFSSSSSKKMGSIFDREDESSPRPGSLAALEKRQAEKKKELMKAQSLPKTSASQARKAMIEKLEKEGAAGSPGGPRAAVQRSTSFGVPNANSIKQMLLDWCRAKTRGYEHVDIQNFSSSWSDGMAFCALVHNFFPEAFDYGQLSPQNRRQNFEVAFSSAEMLVDCVPLVEVEDMMIMGKKPDPKCVFTYVQSLYNHLRRHELRLRGKNV
- the SMTN gene encoding smoothelin isoform X2 codes for the protein MADEALAGLDEGALRKLLEVTADLAERRRIRSAIRELQRQELQREEEALASKRFRAERQDNKENWLHSQQQEAEQRAALARLAGQLESMNDMEELTALLRGAGEYEERKLIRAAIRRVRAQEIEAATLAGRLCSGRPNSGSREETKGRAAQRLERCEVRKVPEPETQEQQAEVPEPTPTPQGTSRDVTTVTLLLRAPLGGTPSLPASPVSSPTTASPEPPLEPAEAQCPAAEAAGSPEPPSSPPRATSPEPQELPATPSTERQVVSKLLPGPTEPPAVQGPTKGPSNTKRADLPGPRPCQRSLSVLSPHQPAQNREPPTPASGSSPFQRASSVRDRVRKFTSDSPMAAGLQDGPPRLALGSSTPTRLLGPSHISTTPASSSSGSSSRGPSDTSSRFSKEPRGTARPLAQLQSCPQEEGPRGRGLAARPLENGAGGPVARAEEPSAPLSVPVGTAEPGASMKTTFTIEIKDGRGQASRSRVLLPTGNQRAELTLGLRAPPTLLSTSSGGKSTITHISSPGTLTQLGSVTHITSFSHASPGGRGGCSIKMEPEPAEPPSAAVEVANGAEQTRVVRAPERRSPLSAEELMAIEDESILDKMLDQTTDFEERKLIRAALRELRQKKRDQRDKERERRLQEARARPGEGRGNTATETTTQHSQRAADGSAVSTVTKTERLVHSNDGTRTARTTTVESSFVRRSENGGGSTMVQTKTFSSSSSKKMGSIFDREDESSPRPGSLAALEKRQAEKKKELMKAQSLPKTSASQARKAMIEKLEKEGAAGSPGGPRAAVQRSTSFGVPNANSIKQMLLDWCRAKTRGYEHVDIQNFSSSWSDGMAFCALVHNFFPEAFDYGQLSPQNRRQNFEVAFSSAETHADCPQLLDTEDMVRLREPDWKCVYTYIQEFYRCLVQKGLVKTKKS
- the SMTN gene encoding smoothelin isoform X4, translated to MADEALAGLDEGALRKLLEVTADLAERRRIRSAIRELQRQELQREEEALASKRFRAERQDNKENWLHSQQQEAEQRAALARLAGQLESMNDMEELTALLRGAGEYEERKLIRAAIRRVRAQEIEAATLAGRLCSGRPNSGSREETKGRAAQRLERCEVPEPETQEQQAEVPEPTPTPQGTSRDVTTVTLLLRAPLGGTPSLPASPVSSPTTASPEPPLEPAEAQCPAAEAAGSPEPPSSPPRATSPEPQELPATPSTERQVVSKLLPGPTEPPAVQGPTKGPSNTKRADLPGPRPCQRSLSVLSPHQPAQNREPPTPASGSSPFQRASSVRDRVRKFTSDSPMAAGLQDGPPRLALGSSTPTRLLGPSHISTTPASSSSGSSSRGPSDTSSRFSKEPRGTARPLAQLQSCPQEEGPRGRGLAARPLENGAGGPVARAEEPSAPLSVPVGTAEPGASMKTTFTIEIKDGRGQASRSRVLLPTGNQRAELTLGLRAPPTLLSTSSGGKSTITHISSPGTLTQLGSVTHITSFSHASPGGRGGCSIKMEPEPAEPPSAAVEVANGAEQTRVVRAPERRSPLSAEELMAIEDESILDKMLDQTTDFEERKLIRAALRELRQKKRDQRDKERERRLQEARARPGEGRGNTATETTTQHSQRAADGSAVSTVTKTERLVHSNDGTRTARTTTVESSFVRRSENGGGSTMVQTKTFSSSSSKKMGSIFDREDESSPRPGSLAALEKRQAEKKKELMKAQSLPKTSASQARKAMIEKLEKEGAAGSPGGPRAAVQRSTSFGVPNANSIKQMLLDWCRAKTRGYEHVDIQNFSSSWSDGMAFCALVHNFFPEAFDYGQLSPQNRRQNFEVAFSSAETHADCPQLLDTEDMVRLREPDWKCVYTYIQEFYRCLVQKGLVKTKKS
- the SMTN gene encoding smoothelin isoform X6; amino-acid sequence: MADEALAGLDEGALRKLLRGAGEYEERKLIRAAIRRVRAQEIEAATLAGRLCSGRPNSGSREETKGRAAQRLERCEVRKVPEPETQEQQAEVPEPTPTPQGTSRDVTTVTLLLRAPLGGTPSLPASPVSSPTTASPEPPLEPAEAQCPAAEAAGSPEPPSSPPRATSPEPQELPATPSTERQVVSKLLPGPTEPPAVQGPTKGPSNTKRADLPGPRPCQRSLSVLSPHQPAQNREPPTPASGSSPFQRASSVRDRVRKFTSDSPMAAGLQDGPPRLALGSSTPTRLLGPSHISTTPASSSSGSSSRGPSDTSSRFSKEPRGTARPLAQLQSCPQEEGPRGRGLAARPLENGAGGPVARAEEPSAPLSVPVGTAEPGASMKTTFTIEIKDGRGQASRSRVLLPTGNQRAELTLGLRAPPTLLSTSSGGKSTITHISSPGTLTQLGSVTHITSFSHASPGGRGGCSIKMEPEPAEPPSAAVEVANGAEQTRVVRAPERRSPLSAEELMAIEDESILDKMLDQTTDFEERKLIRAALRELRQKKRDQRDKERERRLQEARARPGEGRGNTATETTTQHSQRAADGSAVSTVTKTERLVHSNDGTRTARTTTVESSFVRRSENGGGSTMVQTKTFSSSSSKKMGSIFDREDESSPRPGSLAALEKRQAEKKKELMKAQSLPKTSASQARKAMIEKLEKEGAAGSPGGPRAAVQRSTSFGVPNANSIKQMLLDWCRAKTRGYEHVDIQNFSSSWSDGMAFCALVHNFFPEAFDYGQLSPQNRRQNFEVAFSSAEMLVDCVPLVEVEDMMIMGKKPDPKCVFTYVQSLYNHLRRHELRLRGKNV